CCTCCAGGGCCTGCCATACCCGCCGCTGGAAGTCCGTGCCCCGGGTGTCCGTGTAGGTGAGGGCGAAGCGGATCAGCTCCCCGTCGAAGTAGGCGCGGAGCTGACGGGCGGTCTCGGCGAAGGCGTCCGGGTCGTGCGTCCAGCTCTCCTGGACGGTCGCGCCGCCCTTCTGGCCGGGCACGCTCAGCGAGGCGAGCGCGGTGCCGCCCGGTGCGGTGGCCGATTCCTCGCCCACCAGCAGGAGTTCGCCCAGCGGGCTGTCGAGGGTGGTGTAGAGCGTCATGGTCCTGTGCTTTCCGTGGTGGAGGGGCCGGTGGGCGCCGGTTCGGTGACCGGCACGTTCCAGAAGTGGTGCAGGGCGTACGAGCGCCAGGGGCGCCAGGCGTCCGCCCGCGCGGTCAGGCCGTCCGTCGGAACCCCGGCCCGGCGCATGCCGGCCAGTACGGCCACATCGCCGCTCAGCAGCACATCGGGGTCGCCGAGGGCTCGCATCCGGATGTAGCCCGCGGTCC
This portion of the Streptomyces caniferus genome encodes:
- a CDS encoding methylated-DNA--[protein]-cysteine S-methyltransferase translates to MTLYTTLDSPLGELLLVGEESATAPGGTALASLSVPGQKGGATVQESWTHDPDAFAETARQLRAYFDGELIRFALTYTDTRGTDFQRRVWQALEAVPYGTTTTYGAIAAGIGAARGAVRAVGTAIGANPLLVVRPCHRVIAADGSLSGYAAGPVRKRRLLAIEGLAPDAG